A stretch of the Candidatus Polarisedimenticolia bacterium genome encodes the following:
- a CDS encoding type Z 30S ribosomal protein S14 encodes MATAAIRAKQSRKPKFKVRRYNRCKSCGRPRGYLRKFSLCRICFRKLALQGMVPGVVKASW; translated from the coding sequence GTGGCTACCGCCGCGATTCGCGCCAAGCAGTCCCGCAAGCCGAAATTCAAGGTGCGCCGCTACAACCGGTGCAAGAGCTGCGGCAGGCCCCGCGGCTATCTGAGGAAGTTCTCCCTGTGCCGCATCTGCTTCCGCAAGCTGGCGCTGCAGGGGATGGTGCCGGGAGTGGTGAAGGCGAGCTGGTAG
- the rplE gene encoding 50S ribosomal protein L5: protein MAAAAPRLKARFDKEIVPQMMERFGYKNPMAVPRLTSIVINMGVGDAITNIKILDNAAEQLTLIAGQKTAITRAKKSIANFKIREGMPLGCRVTLRGPRMYEFFDRFCSVALPRVRDFRGLPTRSFDGRGNYTMGIKDQMIFPEVNYQKVDRVRGMNITVGTTAKTDEEAKNLLALLGLPFRKD, encoded by the coding sequence ATGGCGGCAGCGGCGCCGAGACTGAAGGCCCGGTTCGACAAGGAAATCGTACCGCAGATGATGGAGCGCTTCGGGTACAAGAACCCGATGGCGGTGCCTCGCCTGACCAGCATCGTCATCAACATGGGGGTCGGCGACGCCATCACCAACATCAAGATCCTGGACAACGCCGCCGAGCAGCTTACCCTGATCGCCGGACAGAAGACGGCCATCACGCGCGCCAAGAAGTCGATCGCCAACTTCAAGATCCGCGAAGGCATGCCGCTGGGCTGCCGGGTGACGCTGCGCGGCCCGCGCATGTACGAGTTCTTCGATCGCTTCTGCTCCGTGGCACTGCCGCGCGTGCGCGACTTCCGCGGCCTGCCGACGCGCTCGTTCGACGGGCGCGGGAACTACACGATGGGGATCAAGGACCAGATGATCTTCCCCGAGGTGAACTACCAGAAGGTGGACCGGGTCCGCGGCATGAACATCACCGTCGGCACCACCGCCAAGACCGACGAGGAGGCCAAGAATCTCCTCGCGCTGCTAGGATTGCCGTTCCGCAAGGATTAG
- the rplX gene encoding 50S ribosomal protein L24 — MRGLFLKKEDKVLVLSGKDRGKTGRVLRVIPDKQRALVEGVAYVKRATRPNPSKNIKGGLVERESSVHVSNLKVICSECGEPTRVGHLVLEDGKKVRSCKKCKGILDK, encoded by the coding sequence GTGCGCGGATTGTTCCTGAAGAAGGAGGACAAGGTCCTGGTGCTTTCCGGGAAGGACCGCGGCAAGACCGGCCGCGTCCTGCGCGTGATCCCGGACAAGCAGCGGGCCCTCGTCGAGGGGGTCGCCTACGTGAAGCGGGCGACGCGTCCCAACCCGTCGAAGAACATCAAGGGAGGGCTGGTGGAGCGCGAGTCCTCCGTGCACGTGAGCAATCTCAAGGTGATTTGCAGCGAGTGCGGCGAGCCGACGCGTGTGGGCCATCTGGTCCTCGAGGACGGCAAGAAGGTGCGCTCCTGCAAGAAGTGCAAGGGAATCCTGGACAAGTAA